One genomic segment of Rhizobium gallicum bv. gallicum R602sp includes these proteins:
- a CDS encoding SDR family NAD(P)-dependent oxidoreductase: MTNIQEILKKPNVAVITGGASGIGLAAAKRFAEAGMSVVIADRDGNRLATARGELEAIAGQERVMAVKTDVCDKSSLEAVEQAVVQRFGRVHVLMNNAGIGPQTSIFSAQANWDSILGVNLLGVINGTRVFGAKMLAHGEPGLIINTGSKQGITTPPGNPAYNVSKAGVKVFTEALEHELRNTEGSKISAHLLIPGFVFTGLTKGDHTEKPAAAWTPEQTVDFMIESLERGDFYILCPDNDVPRPLDERRMAWAIGDIIENRPPLSRWHKDYADRFKAFLEEKR, translated from the coding sequence GTGACGAATATTCAGGAGATTCTCAAGAAGCCCAATGTCGCGGTGATCACCGGTGGCGCATCCGGCATCGGCCTTGCGGCGGCAAAGCGCTTTGCCGAGGCGGGTATGAGCGTCGTCATCGCCGATCGCGATGGCAACCGGCTGGCAACGGCTCGTGGCGAACTCGAAGCCATTGCCGGCCAGGAGCGTGTGATGGCAGTTAAGACGGACGTTTGCGACAAGTCTTCGCTGGAGGCGGTCGAACAAGCTGTCGTTCAACGCTTCGGCCGCGTCCATGTGCTGATGAACAACGCCGGCATCGGTCCGCAAACCTCGATCTTCAGCGCTCAGGCAAATTGGGACAGCATCCTCGGCGTCAATCTCCTCGGCGTCATCAATGGCACGCGGGTCTTCGGAGCGAAGATGCTGGCACATGGCGAGCCCGGGCTCATCATCAACACCGGTTCCAAGCAGGGCATTACGACTCCTCCGGGCAATCCTGCCTACAATGTGTCGAAAGCAGGCGTGAAGGTTTTCACCGAAGCCCTCGAGCACGAACTGCGCAATACCGAAGGCTCGAAGATATCTGCCCATCTTCTGATCCCGGGCTTTGTCTTCACTGGCCTTACAAAGGGTGACCACACCGAAAAACCCGCGGCCGCCTGGACACCGGAACAGACCGTCGATTTCATGATCGAAAGCCTGGAGCGCGGCGACTTCTATATCCTCTGTCCGGACAACGACGTCCCCCGTCCCCTTGACGAGCGCCGCATGGCCTGGGCGATCGGCGACATCATCGAAAACCGCCCGCCGCTTTCGCGCTGGCACAAGGATTATGCCGACAGGTTCAAGGCTTTCCTTGAAGAAAAGCGATAG
- a CDS encoding LysE family translocator encodes MDFLPSIPTLLAFSAASLLLAATPGPDMTLSISRALSQGKKPALYVVLGTSLGIVVHTMLVAFGISALITASPTAFLILKTGGAAYLLWLALQAIRFGSKLSVEQVSEAKGTLLSNISVGFWVNLLNPKVIIFFMTFLPQFVSAGDPAVTHKLLFLGFFFILIGMPVNALVVLASDWLAGWLQKNSKILRGMDYTFAGVFSIFAVKIFFTQAR; translated from the coding sequence ATGGACTTCTTGCCGAGCATTCCGACCCTTCTCGCATTTTCCGCGGCCAGCCTGCTTCTTGCGGCCACGCCCGGACCGGACATGACGCTCTCGATCAGCCGCGCTCTGTCTCAAGGCAAGAAGCCGGCACTCTACGTCGTCTTGGGCACCAGCCTCGGCATCGTGGTCCATACGATGCTGGTTGCTTTCGGCATCTCGGCGCTGATCACCGCCTCGCCGACCGCCTTCCTGATCCTCAAAACCGGAGGTGCTGCCTATCTTCTTTGGCTGGCTCTTCAAGCGATCCGTTTCGGTTCGAAGCTTTCGGTCGAGCAGGTCAGCGAAGCCAAGGGCACGCTGCTTTCCAATATTTCCGTCGGCTTTTGGGTCAATCTTCTGAACCCGAAAGTCATCATATTCTTCATGACCTTCCTGCCGCAATTCGTAAGCGCGGGCGATCCGGCGGTCACGCACAAGCTGCTCTTCCTCGGCTTTTTCTTCATCCTCATCGGCATGCCGGTGAACGCGCTTGTGGTTCTCGCCTCCGACTGGCTTGCGGGTTGGCTGCAGAAGAACAGCAAGATCCTGCGCGGAATGGACTACACTTTCGCGGGGGTCTTCTCGATCTTCGCTGTAAAGATATTTTTCACGCAGGCACGCTGA